The following are encoded in a window of Nibricoccus aquaticus genomic DNA:
- a CDS encoding oligosaccharide repeat unit polymerase, with product MSRAVLFALAATEAYFFANAHVRDSLHLQLGLVMILFAFVPAWRWAKSGSTSLPVFEVLLFITANTYAFPLLNGHEELLRYSIEDVTNTALQVILFQISAIVVHAMVPTRPGRGAFWQEEVIGPTLSRWVEHGMTISTAYVIISTFTDWIPSSFGSVLRAVFFGIGIICTFITSRRLGQGSLSPGEKLMFFLNLFAQSVAIGATLVLVQAISTILLALVGYVSASGRVPAVVTVVVFGTLAILHNGKSEMRAIYWTPQEQHLPPASTLPQFYSTWFQHGLALSESEPGGKNKMTSKLIERTSLLHILCLVVSNSPQPNPYLEGETYGYIPGQFVPRFFWPEKPPGHVSTSRLSVYYGLQTEEETHRTTIGFGMVAEAYANFGFFGVIGIAAFLAALLKKISGLAEGGPLLSYGGVLMVILLAWSFQVEFTLSLWLSSLYQACLAVLGLCYALRKFIN from the coding sequence ATGAGCCGCGCCGTGCTCTTCGCGCTCGCCGCCACCGAGGCCTACTTCTTCGCAAACGCCCACGTCCGCGATTCCCTGCACCTCCAGCTCGGCCTCGTGATGATTCTCTTCGCCTTCGTCCCTGCCTGGCGCTGGGCGAAAAGCGGCTCCACCTCGCTCCCCGTTTTTGAAGTCCTCCTCTTCATCACCGCCAACACCTACGCCTTCCCACTCCTCAACGGACACGAGGAGCTCCTCCGCTACTCCATCGAAGACGTCACCAACACCGCGCTCCAGGTGATCCTCTTCCAGATCTCCGCCATCGTCGTGCACGCGATGGTCCCGACCCGCCCCGGCCGCGGCGCCTTCTGGCAGGAGGAGGTCATCGGTCCCACGCTCAGCCGCTGGGTCGAGCACGGCATGACGATCAGCACCGCCTACGTGATCATCAGCACATTCACCGATTGGATACCGTCGTCCTTCGGCAGCGTGCTCCGCGCCGTCTTCTTCGGCATCGGCATCATCTGCACTTTCATCACCAGCCGCCGCCTCGGCCAGGGCAGTCTCTCTCCCGGCGAAAAGCTGATGTTCTTCCTCAACCTCTTCGCTCAAAGCGTCGCCATCGGCGCCACGCTCGTCCTCGTCCAGGCGATCTCCACCATCCTGCTCGCACTCGTCGGCTACGTCTCCGCCAGCGGCCGCGTCCCCGCCGTCGTCACCGTCGTCGTCTTCGGCACACTCGCCATCCTCCACAACGGCAAATCCGAGATGCGCGCCATCTACTGGACGCCCCAGGAACAACATCTCCCACCCGCCTCCACGCTCCCGCAATTCTACTCCACGTGGTTTCAGCACGGCCTCGCCCTCTCCGAAAGCGAGCCCGGCGGGAAAAACAAAATGACGAGCAAGCTCATCGAGCGCACTTCGCTCCTCCACATCCTCTGCCTCGTCGTCAGCAATTCCCCGCAGCCCAATCCCTACCTCGAAGGCGAGACCTACGGCTACATCCCCGGCCAGTTCGTCCCGCGTTTCTTCTGGCCCGAAAAACCCCCCGGCCACGTCAGCACCAGCCGCCTCTCCGTTTACTACGGCCTGCAAACCGAGGAGGAAACCCACCGCACCACCATCGGCTTCGGCATGGTTGCCGAGGCCTACGCCAACTTCGGTTTCTTCGGCGTCATCGGCATCGCCGCCTTCCTCGCCGCCTTGCTCAAAAAAATCTCCGGCCTCGCCGAAGGCGGCCCGCTGCTCTCCTACGGCGGCGTCCTCATGGTCATCCTCCTCGCCTGGAGTTTTCAGGTCGAGTTCACCCTCAGCCTCTGGCTCTCCTCCCTCTATCAAGCCTGCCTCGCCGTCCTCGGCCTCTGCTACGCCCTCCGCAAATTCATCAACTAA